In Hirschia baltica ATCC 49814, the genomic stretch ATTGGGAAATATCAAAATTGGTGACTATGCGCGCATTGGGGCTTCATCTGTTGTGTTGGAAGATGTGCAGTGCGGATGTACCGTTGCGGGTGTGCCGGCGAAGGTTATCGCATGCATTGATTGTGATGAACCTGCCAAAGCGATGGATCATTTGATTGCGCCTAAGGAATAGGGCTATCAAGGCTTGGTATTTCGAAGAAGTTTGTGAATATCTGTCAAAACGTCAGAAACATGCCTTGTTGAACTAGGCATGAGGGGCTTGGCGCATTAGGGTGCGGCCCTGTTTTCGTGTGGTTGAGAGCTGCACACCATTTTTAAAAGGGAGAAGGACATGAGTCCGGAAGAATCCAAAAAAGTAGAAGCGTATCTTCAAAAAACGCTGAACCCGGCGATCAATCTAAAAGCGCGTCCTAAAACTCCTGATTCAGTTGAAGCCTATCTTGGTGATGAGTTTATCGCGGTTATTTATAAAGACGAAGATGAAGGCGAGATTGCTTATCAGTTGAACATGACAATCTTGCCGGAAGACGTTTAAACGTCTGATTTAAACGGCTTGTAGATAAAAAGGCGGCTCCATATCGGGCCGCCTTTTTTCGTGTGACTTAATGATGATATCAACTAATCGAGTTTTGGGCGCTGTGGCGCTGGGATTGGCAAACCATCATAATCAAGCTCGACAATGGGGTATCCAAGCGCTTTGAGATCATCTTCGATGACGGCTTTGTCGCCTACAACCACCATGATCATATCATCAAGATTTAGGTGTTTCTTCGCCAATGCATCGACTTCTTCTTTGGTCAGGTTTTGCAAGATTTCGCTTTGCTCATCTGTGAAGCCTTCAGGAAGATCATAAGTGACGATCTGCGAGAGGAAGCCGAGCTTGTCGAATGGTGTTTCGTAATCTAGCGCATCGCTTTGCCCGATGGCTGATTTTGTAAACGCCAATTCTTCTTCTGTGATGCCGTTTTCATAATAGCCTGTAATTTCATTGACGAATTGCACGATGGAATCTGCTGTCGCATCTGTGCGAACGCCTGCAGATGCCGTGAACAGTCCTTTGACGTCGCTGCCGCTGAAGCGAGAGCGAGCACCATATGTATACCCCTTGTCTTCGCGCAGGTTTATATTGATCCGGCTGTTAAATGCGCCACCCAATGGATAATTCATAATGCCAGATTTGAAATATTCTCCTGTGGCATCATATTTTAGCGCGCGCTTACCTATGCGGATTTCAGATTGCGCCGCGCCTTCTTTATCAATGAGATAGAGTGTGCCTGCTTCCAATGTGGGATAGTTGAAGGAAGGCGGCGTGATATTATTGTCGCCTGTCCAATCAGAAAGTGCGCCCAAAGTGGATGTTAATTCGTCTTGGGATAGGTCGCTAACAGCGATGATAGACGCTGCGCCGGCTGTGTAATGATCAGCGTAGAAATTTTTGGCATCTTCCAACGTAATTGCAGAGACTGTTTCTTTCGTCCCCAGACTTGGGTGAGCTGATGGTGTGTCTTGTCCGTATGTGAGCAATGTGAAAATGCCGCTGGCGATGGCGGATGCCTGCGTTTTGCGTTGCTCAATGCCTTGAAGCGTTTGCTCTTTGATGCGTTTGAAGTCTGCCTCATCAAATTTAGGATGTAGCAATCGCTCTTTTACAATTGCCATTGTCTCATCGATATTTTCTGTGAGCGAGTGCACAGTGATTGTTGTAAAGCGTGCTCCAGAAGAAATGCCGATGCTGGAGCCTAGCTTTGCCAAGCGATTGGATAATTCCTCATTGGTCGACATTTCGGTTGCTTCACTCAACATGTTGGCTGTCAGTGAGGCGATACCTAAATTGTCGAGCGTTTGTTGGCGCTCACCTGCTTCAATACGGATTTGAAGCGCTGTCGTTGGTGTTTCTGTGTTGATGGCACCAAGTATGTCTACGCCATTTTCCAGATTGGAAGTCCACATGTCTGGAAGTTTTACAGTTGGGTTGAAATCAGCTGCAGCAGGTTTGATAGATCTGTCAAAATCATCGGTGGCGTAGCGCACTTCCAATTCTTCGGTGTTGTCTTCTTCGGGGATGGTGCGCTCATACATTGTCCATGTATCAGGGGCAGCAATCGCATCTGGCTGTCCTTCTGGGACGATGGACATGACAACAGCGGGTTTGTCTTTGATGTATTGATTGTAAACGCGCATTACATCTTCTTTTGTAACATTGGAATAACGTTCAATATCTTTGGATGTGTAATTGGGGCTGCCTGTGAAGGTTTCGTAGAAGGCAAGTTGAGAGACCTTACCTGAAACGCTTTCTAGTCCGTATATCATACCAGATACGATGCCGGCTTTGACGCGTTCAAGGTCATCATCTTCCACGCCGCGTGTTTCAAATTCTTTGATCGAATCGCGCAGAA encodes the following:
- a CDS encoding DUF3126 family protein, yielding MSPEESKKVEAYLQKTLNPAINLKARPKTPDSVEAYLGDEFIAVIYKDEDEGEIAYQLNMTILPEDV
- a CDS encoding M16 family metallopeptidase codes for the protein MAIRSTLIAALMMSVSSCAFINTTGNIPATNETPSSVVEEIASPLPGGIELVESFTPAEGEIGIPYTKYLMPNGLTIVLHEDKSDPLIHTDITYHVGSGREEAGKSGFAHFFEHMMFQGSNNVADEEHFKTISEAGGTLNGSTNSDRTNYYETIPSNQLEKILWLEADRMGFFLDAVTEEKFENQRETVKNERGQNYDNRPYGLLRERVGEALYPEGHPYSWSTIGYIEDLNRANLNDLKKFFSRWYGPNNATLTIGGDIDKTQTLEWIAKYFGSIPRGPEVKAPEYIPVTLDADRYISMEDKVALPLIYMSIPTVYARHPDEAPLDVLMSIMGEGRTSLLYKNLVKEGLAVQASAGHGCAELMCNFTLLALPNPASGKSLSDMDKILRDSIKEFETRGVEDDDLERVKAGIVSGMIYGLESVSGKVSQLAFYETFTGSPNYTSKDIERYSNVTKEDVMRVYNQYIKDKPAVVMSIVPEGQPDAIAAPDTWTMYERTIPEEDNTEELEVRYATDDFDRSIKPAAADFNPTVKLPDMWTSNLENGVDILGAINTETPTTALQIRIEAGERQQTLDNLGIASLTANMLSEATEMSTNEELSNRLAKLGSSIGISSGARFTTITVHSLTENIDETMAIVKERLLHPKFDEADFKRIKEQTLQGIEQRKTQASAIASGIFTLLTYGQDTPSAHPSLGTKETVSAITLEDAKNFYADHYTAGAASIIAVSDLSQDELTSTLGALSDWTGDNNITPPSFNYPTLEAGTLYLIDKEGAAQSEIRIGKRALKYDATGEYFKSGIMNYPLGGAFNSRININLREDKGYTYGARSRFSGSDVKGLFTASAGVRTDATADSIVQFVNEITGYYENGITEEELAFTKSAIGQSDALDYETPFDKLGFLSQIVTYDLPEGFTDEQSEILQNLTKEEVDALAKKHLNLDDMIMVVVGDKAVIEDDLKALGYPIVELDYDGLPIPAPQRPKLD